The sequence TGGTCTTTCAATCCTGCGTATCGAACCTGAGCCGACCGCCCGACCGGGCGGCAGCCAGAGCTTCCAATGACGTGGCGCTTACCTCGATGTCAAATGGCTTGAGACCTGCCCCCATACCTGTGGTAGAGGGCGCGCGATGAGCGACCCCGTTATCACCCGTTTCGCGCCCTCCCCGACCGGCTTCCTCCATATTGGCGGCGCCCGCACGGCTCTGTTCAATTGGCTTTACGCGCGGCACTGCGGCGGGAAAATGCTGCTGCGAATCGAGGATACCGACCGCGAGCGCTCGACCGACGCGGCCATCGCCGCCATCATTGACGGCCTGACCTGGCTCGGCCTGACCTGGGACGAAGAGCCTGTATTCCAGTTCTCCCGCGCCGCCCGCCACCGCGAGGTGGTTGACGGGATGCTCGCCGCCGGCACGGCCTATCGCTGCTATGCGACGCCCGAAGAGTTGACGGCCATGCGCGACAAGGCTCGCGCTGAGGGCAAGTCCAAGCTCTACAACGGCCTGTGGCGCGACCGCGACCCGTCCGAGGCGCCGGCGGGCGTCAGGCCCGCGATCCGCCTGAAGGCGCCGCTTACCGGCGAGACTGTGATCGAGGATCAGGTGCAGGGCCGCGTCGTCTGGGACAACGAGAATCTCGACGACCTGGTGCTACTGCGCTCGGACGGCAACCCGACCTACATGCTTGCCGTCGTGGTCGACGACCACGACATGGGCGTCACTCATATCATCCGCGGCGACGATCATCTGACAAACGCCGCCCGGCAGAAACAGATTTACGAGGCGCTCGGCTGGTCGGTGCCGGTCATGTCGCACATCCCGCTGATCCACGGACCGGACGGCGCCAAGCTCTCCAAGCGCCACGGCGCGCTCGGCGTCGAGGCGTACCGCGCGATGGGCTACCTGCCGGCGGCGCTGCGCAATTATCTGGTTCGGCTAGGCTGGTCGCATGGCGACCAGGAAATCTTCACGACTGAAGAAATGGTCGCGGCCTTCGACCTGCCGGCCATCGGCCGCGCGCCGGCGCGGCTCGATCTCGTCAAGCTCGACAATCTCAACGGCCATTACATCCGCCAGATGCCGGATGCCGAGCTGGTCGAGGCGCTGGAACAACTTTTGCCTCACATCGCCGGCGGCGATGCGCTGGCCGGCAAATTGACCGGTGAGCTGCGCGAAAAGCTCCTCCTCGCCATGCCGGGTCTGAAAGAGCGCGCCAAGACGCTGATCGAATTGTTCGAGGCCTCGCGCTTCCTGTGGGCCGACCGTCCGCTC comes from Undibacter mobilis and encodes:
- the gltX gene encoding glutamate--tRNA ligase, translating into MSDPVITRFAPSPTGFLHIGGARTALFNWLYARHCGGKMLLRIEDTDRERSTDAAIAAIIDGLTWLGLTWDEEPVFQFSRAARHREVVDGMLAAGTAYRCYATPEELTAMRDKARAEGKSKLYNGLWRDRDPSEAPAGVRPAIRLKAPLTGETVIEDQVQGRVVWDNENLDDLVLLRSDGNPTYMLAVVVDDHDMGVTHIIRGDDHLTNAARQKQIYEALGWSVPVMSHIPLIHGPDGAKLSKRHGALGVEAYRAMGYLPAALRNYLVRLGWSHGDQEIFTTEEMVAAFDLPAIGRAPARLDLVKLDNLNGHYIRQMPDAELVEALEQLLPHIAGGDALAGKLTGELREKLLLAMPGLKERAKTLIELFEASRFLWADRPLAISEQAKALLTPEARAVLARLVPALEAVGEWNGPAIEAVVRSFAETAAVKLGAVAQPLRAALTGKTTSPPIFDVLAVLGRTESLARLREQAAA